Proteins from a genomic interval of Xiphias gladius isolate SHS-SW01 ecotype Sanya breed wild chromosome 23, ASM1685928v1, whole genome shotgun sequence:
- the rpl39 gene encoding 60S ribosomal protein L39 encodes MSSHKTFRIKRFLAKKQKQNRPIPQWIRMKTGNKIRYNSKRRHWRRTKLGL; translated from the exons atg TCGTCCCACAAGACTTTCAGGATCAAGCGCTTCCTCGCtaagaagcagaaacagaacagGCCAATTCCTCAGTGGATCAGAATGAAGACCGGTAACAAGATCAG gtACAACTCCAAGAGGAGACACTGGAGGAGGACCAAGCTTGGCCTGTAA
- the ndufa1 gene encoding NADH dehydrogenase [ubiquinone] 1 alpha subcomplex subunit 1 — MWYEILPGFAIMTVCLIIPGVATAQIHKFTNGGKEKRIARVPWHWYLMERDRRVSGSERYFDSKGLENIN; from the exons ATGTGGTATGAAATTCTCCCTGGCTTCGCCATCATGACTGTGTGTCTGATCATTCCCGGCGTCGCCACCGCACAGATCCACAAGTTCACCAACGGAGGAAAG GAGAAGAGAATCGCTCGGGTTCCGTGGCATTGGTATctgatggagagagacaggcgAGTGTCGGGATCAGAACGCTACTTTGACTCCAAG
- the upf3b gene encoding regulator of nonsense transcripts 3B — protein MKEDKENTRPKDKKVEIKCEDGEKTEKSKEKKETMTKIVIRRLPPSLTKEELEEQLQPLPELDYLEFFSNDTSLYPHLFARAYINFKNQEDIVLFRDRFDGYVFIDNRGQEYPAIVEFAPFQKTAKKRSKKKDAKCGTITEDPDYKKFLEYYNGDEEKLTSTPETLLEEIEAKSKELVAKKTTPLLDFLKNKQRLREEKKEERKRRELERKRLRDEERRKWREEERRKRKEAEKMKRLEKPQEKDKDQVKEEPKIKLLKKPDRSDDADPEKPKEKAKKPEKPSKEDRSMGTADHKRRHNIENKEDRGRKVDDDGRKEFKERDADRDREREREKERRQKEKERIRRQDEDRRRRRERQDGENSCRKREDEVKKEKERALEKKKGEYIGDSTHSDRPEKPAKDNKKEEGGKRERLRNKDRPAIQLYQPGARSRNRAAGGGGGGAESNSADKKPDTETKKVADKGDD, from the exons ATGAAGGAAGACAAGGAAAACACTCGGCCGAAGGAtaaaaaagtggaaataaagTGTGAAGATGGAGAAAAGACGGAGAAGTctaaggaaaagaaagagaccATGACAAAG ATTGTGATCAGACGATTACCACCAAGTCTGACcaaggaggagctggaggagcagctACAACCGCTGCCAGAACTGGACTACCTGGAGTTTTTCTCCAACGACACCAG CCTTTACCCTCACCTCTTCGCAAGGGCTTACATCAATTTCAAAAATCAAGAGGATATAGTCCTCTTCAGAGATCGGTTTGATGGATATGTTTTCATCGACAACAGAG GACAGGAGTATCCTGCCATTGTGGAGTTTGCACCCTTTCAAAAGACTGCCAAGAAGAGAAGTAAGAAAAAGGATGCAAAATGTGGAACAATTACTGAAG ATCCCGATTACAAGAAGTTCCTGGAATATTATAACGGAGACGAAGAAAAGTTGACATCAACACCTGAGACCCTGTTGGAAGAGATTGAGGCAAAATCAAAGGAACTTGTAG CTAAAAAAACAACTCCTCTGTTGGACttcctgaaaaataaacag AGGCtcagggaggaaaagaaagaagagagaaagaggagggagctTGAACGCAAGCGTCTGCGGGATGAGGAGCGTCGTaagtggagggaggaggagagaaggaagcgCAAGGAGGCCGAGAAAATGAAGAGACTTGAGAAACCGCAGGAGAAAGACAAGGACCAAGTTAAAGAAGAACCCAAAATTAag CTCCTGAAGAAGCCAGACAGAAGTGATGATGCTGATCCTGAAAAACCCAAGGAGAAGGCCAAGAAACCAGAGAAGCCAAGTAAAGAGGACCGATCCATGGGGACTGCTGATCATAAGAGGCGCCATAACATTGAAAATAAGGAGGACCGAGGAAGGAA AGTGGATGATGACGGGCGGAAGGAGTTCAAGGAGCGTGATGCAGATcgagacagagagcgagaacGGGAGAAGGAGCGgcgacagaaagagaaggagcgCATCAGGCGACAGGACGAAGATCGGCGAAGAAGGAGAGAACGGCAGGATGGAGAGAACTCATGCAGGAAGCGGGAGGACgaggtgaaaaaagaaaaagagcgtgccttggagaagaaaaaaggtgaaTATATTGGAGACTCCACTCACTCCGACAGGCCGGAGAAGCCTGCCAAAGACAACAAGAAAGAGGAGGGTGGCAAAAGAGAGCGCCTACGAAATAAG GATCGGCCTGCTATTCAGCTGTACCAGCCGGGGGCCAGAAGCCGCAATcgagctgcaggaggaggaggaggaggagccgaATCCAACTCTGCCGACAAGAAACCAGATACCGAGACCAAAAAAGTTGCTGACAAAGGGGACGACTGA
- the sowahd gene encoding ankyrin repeat domain-containing protein SOWAHD: protein MYESRSDVPGCDSTGTEAAACHTDAHGSRPAKKGTVVEGLSRYGMHVLPSAFQRRSRLQRQQEVTDGSTPGGLQREAPERGSLTPAMRKRYLKELLSSNPSRSGFSSVLSPEPGADWALYPMEHAWMLSAVEGNYETILEFISEDPHLLTRRDFISGYSVLHWLAKRGQDETLVKLLRHAESAGIPVNVNLRGSGGLTPLHVASMHGQYMVIKLLVGAFGADVDATDYNGKRAWQYLRGDAPPEMRELLGTWDDEHGCGRAQNVPTNVNNNSSSGSRQPTACDEVDTGRTSEANSFERTKRSGSWRLGSFKMVLPSFSFLGKKS from the coding sequence ATGTATGAGAGCAGATCGGATGTTCCTGGATGCGACTCAACTGGAACCGAAGCAGCTGCCTGCCATACCGACGCCCACGGCAGCAGGCCAGCCAAAAAGGGCACCGTTGTGGAGGGACTGTCGAGATATGGCATGCATGTCTTGCCCAGCGCTTTCCAGCGTAGGTCGAGGCTGCAGAGGCAGCAAGAAGTCACCGACGGCTCCACACCGGGGGGGCTACAGAGAGAGGCCCCGGAGAGAGGGTCGCTCACACCCGCCATGCGTAAAAGATACCTCAAAGAGTTGCTCTCCAGCAACCCATCGCGCAGCGGGTTCAGCAGCGTACTGTCCCCCGAGCCGGGCGCAGACTGGGCTTTGTACCCGATGGAGCACGCGTGGATGCTGTCTGCGGTGGAGGGGAACTATGAAACCATCCTGGAGTTCATCTCCGAGGACCCCCATCTGTTGACCAGGAGGGATTTCATCAGCGGGTACTCGGTCCTGCACTGGTTGGCCAAGAGGGGACAGGACGAGACGCTGGTCAAACTTTTGCGGCACGCAGAAAGTGCGGGGATCCCGGTGAACGTGAACCTCCGGGGCAGCGGCGGGCTCACCCCGCTGCACGTCGCCAGCATGCACGGCCAGTACATGGTCATCAAGCTGCTGGTCGGGGCTTTCGGCGCCGACGTCGATGCCACGGACTACAACGGGAAAAGAGCCTGGCAGTATCTGCGGGGAGACGCCCCGCCGGAGATGAGGGAGCTGCTCGGGACGTGGGACGACGAGCACGGCTGCGGGCGCGCGCAAAACGTCCCCACGAAcgtcaacaacaacagcagctccGGCTCAAGGCAGCCGACCGCATGCGACGAGGTCGACACTGGACGCACCTCTGAAGCGAACTCCTTTGAACGGACTAAGAGGAGTGGCAGCTGGAGACTCGGGTCTTTTAAAATGGTGCTACCCTCGTTTTCATTTCTTGGAAAGAAAAGCTGA